One window of Nicotiana tomentosiformis chromosome 11, ASM39032v3, whole genome shotgun sequence genomic DNA carries:
- the LOC138902051 gene encoding uncharacterized protein, giving the protein MANVLERETQKEMYNPATSQAGGGVQTLTAQAHGQAVAVYQTQGALPIGGARLVAAATPETIPAVAGDPHRLLDKWTRLHPPAFGGERYEDPQDFIDPCRDKLHNMRILESHRVDFTTFEVEGRAHMWWQSHLLGRPTGSPPMTWDQFTCLFLDRYIPPSQREELWFQFEQLQQGQMSVTDYEARFSELSRHALMIVPTDAERVGRFIAGLHSGIQATMAREVEMGTS; this is encoded by the coding sequence acccagccacatctcaggcgggagggggcgTACAGACTcttaccgcgcaggctcatgggcaggcagtTGCTGTATaccagacccagggtgcactacctatAGGCGGAGCTCGGCTAGTTGCAGCAGCTACACCGGAGACCATACCAGCTGTGGCAGGTGATCCGCACAGGCTACTGGACAAATGGACTAGGCTTCATCCTCCTGCTTTCGGAGGTGAGCGATATGAGGACCCCCAAGATTTTATTGATCCGTGCAGagacaaactgcacaacatgaggatactggAGTCCCACAGGGTAGACTTCACTACTTTTGAGGTGGAGGGCAGGGCCCATATGTGGTGGCAGTCACATCTTCTCGGAAGACCAACAGGTtcacctcccatgacttgggatcagtttacatGCCTCTTCCTGGACAGATACAtaccaccctctcagagggaagaatTGTGGTtccagttcgagcagctccagcagggtcagatgtcagtgactgactatgaggcgaggttctctgagttatctcgccatgcacttatgatagtacctaccgatgcagagagagtgggGAGGTTTATCGCCGGATTGCactctggtattcaggccaccatGGCACGAGAGgtggagatggggacttcttaa